A stretch of the Candidatus Poribacteria bacterium genome encodes the following:
- a CDS encoding inorganic phosphate transporter encodes MSALLIFTLVLILLAEFVNGWTDAPNAIVTVVSTKVLTPRSAVIMATILNTIGVMSGTAVAHTIGKGIIDPEIVNLTTIASAVVGVIVFGTVAAQFGIPTSESHALVAGLAGAGLATAGPDVLLWSGWQKVFIGIVLSSVLGFGMSAVIATIILRFFSSGTPQRSKRTFDRLQVLSSVFMAFNHGMNDGQKFMGVFTLALVIGGVLGSFHIPLWVILLCAGVMGLGTSVGGWKIIRKIGMQMVELKSWQGFSAETAAGLTIFAASTFGIPLSTTHTITTSIMGVGAARHARGVRWDIVQSVIAAWLLTFPVCGAIAFLSCLLLKSLFG; translated from the coding sequence ATGAGCGCTCTGCTCATATTCACGCTCGTTCTGATTCTGCTCGCTGAGTTCGTCAACGGATGGACCGATGCGCCCAACGCGATCGTCACGGTCGTGTCCACGAAGGTCCTCACGCCGCGTTCGGCGGTCATCATGGCGACGATCCTCAACACCATCGGCGTCATGTCGGGTACGGCGGTCGCCCATACGATCGGTAAGGGCATCATCGACCCGGAGATCGTCAACCTGACGACCATCGCGTCGGCGGTCGTCGGAGTCATCGTGTTCGGGACCGTCGCAGCGCAGTTCGGCATCCCGACCAGTGAGTCCCATGCGCTCGTCGCCGGGCTGGCAGGAGCAGGGCTGGCAACCGCCGGGCCCGATGTTCTGCTGTGGTCAGGATGGCAGAAGGTGTTCATCGGCATCGTTCTGTCCAGTGTGCTGGGATTCGGCATGAGCGCGGTGATCGCGACGATCATCCTGCGCTTCTTCTCGAGCGGCACACCGCAGCGTTCCAAGCGCACGTTCGACCGTCTCCAGGTGCTGTCGTCGGTCTTCATGGCGTTTAACCACGGCATGAACGACGGGCAGAAGTTCATGGGCGTCTTCACCCTGGCGCTGGTGATCGGCGGTGTGCTCGGATCGTTCCACATCCCGCTCTGGGTGATCCTGCTGTGCGCCGGAGTGATGGGCTTGGGCACATCGGTCGGCGGCTGGAAGATCATCCGAAAGATCGGCATGCAGATGGTCGAGCTGAAGTCGTGGCAGGGATTCAGCGCCGAAACCGCCGCAGGTCTCACGATCTTCGCGGCTTCGACCTTCGGGATCCCGCTCAGCACGACGCACACGATCACGACGTCGATCATGGGTGTCGGGGCTGCGCGGCACGCTCGCGGCGTTCGCTGGGATATCGTACAGTCCGTCATAGCGGCGTGGCTGTTGACGTTCCCCGTGTGCGGCGCGATTGCGTTCCTGAGCTGCCTGCTGCTCAAGAGCCTGTTCGGCTAG
- a CDS encoding DUF47 family protein: MFGFMPKNNDTEFEEMFRQHIALGVRCGTEIQELLRDVSTIEQKVRRIAELEHEGDRLVDAVRSMVDRVYITKFDKEDIVRLTNRLDDIIGRMRQVAERIDIYQPQSGCDAAVALGDLAAATVGLVEPLVASLNKARLGDIQQRVTEIKDKEQESDELLHRSLKELFRTESDVKALIEWKDIFERLEQVTDHCQHVAEIVASMARKQNT, encoded by the coding sequence ATGTTTGGGTTCATGCCCAAGAACAACGACACCGAGTTCGAGGAGATGTTCCGGCAGCACATCGCGCTGGGCGTGCGCTGCGGAACGGAGATTCAGGAGTTGCTTCGCGACGTGAGCACCATCGAGCAGAAGGTCCGCCGGATCGCTGAGCTCGAGCACGAAGGCGACCGACTGGTCGATGCCGTCCGAAGCATGGTGGATCGCGTCTACATCACGAAGTTCGATAAGGAAGACATCGTTCGGCTGACGAACCGGCTCGACGACATCATCGGCAGGATGCGCCAGGTCGCCGAGCGGATCGACATCTATCAGCCGCAGTCCGGATGCGACGCAGCGGTGGCTCTGGGCGACCTCGCCGCGGCGACTGTCGGACTGGTCGAGCCGCTCGTGGCGTCGCTCAACAAGGCGAGGCTGGGCGACATCCAGCAGCGCGTCACGGAGATCAAGGACAAGGAGCAGGAGAGCGACGAGCTGCTCCATCGGTCGCTGAAGGAGCTGTTCCGGACCGAGTCCGACGTGAAGGCGCTCATCGAGTGGAAGGATATCTTCGAGCGACTAGAACAGGTCACAGACCACTGCCAGCACGTCGCCGAGATCGTGGCATCGATGGCGCGCAAGCAGAACACCTAG
- a CDS encoding TrkA family potassium uptake protein: MAALRIAVIGLGQLGRVLVQELSAAGAEVLAIDADMENVEAVKSLAAYAVRLDSTDADALRANNLAKMDAVVVTIGKDFESMVLTLQELLLMGVTCVHARASSPTHRLILERLGITDIIAPEEDAGRRLARRLVNPGLVDYIDLSDEYQIAEIQCPTKLAGSSLAKLELIRRYRVVVVTIRRLDPDGTSRIIGVPGPDTEIEAMDTLIVLGTPSDIHRLVEHNR; the protein is encoded by the coding sequence ATGGCAGCGCTGCGGATCGCCGTGATCGGCTTGGGGCAGCTCGGACGCGTTCTGGTGCAGGAGCTCTCAGCCGCGGGAGCCGAAGTACTGGCGATTGACGCCGACATGGAGAACGTCGAAGCTGTCAAGAGCCTCGCTGCCTACGCCGTGAGGCTCGACTCGACGGATGCAGACGCCCTTCGCGCCAACAATCTGGCGAAGATGGACGCCGTCGTCGTCACGATCGGCAAGGACTTCGAGTCCATGGTGCTGACCCTGCAGGAGCTCCTGCTGATGGGTGTCACGTGCGTTCACGCGCGCGCCTCCAGCCCGACCCATCGGCTGATCCTCGAGCGCCTGGGCATCACCGACATCATCGCGCCGGAGGAAGACGCCGGGCGGCGACTCGCGCGTCGGCTTGTAAACCCCGGACTCGTCGACTACATCGACCTTTCCGACGAGTACCAGATCGCCGAAATCCAGTGTCCGACGAAGCTTGCCGGGAGCTCGTTGGCGAAGCTGGAGCTCATCCGACGGTACCGCGTCGTCGTCGTCACCATTCGCCGTCTCGATCCGGACGGGACCTCGCGCATCATCGGAGTTCCGGGTCCGGATACCGAGATCGAAGCGATGGACACTCTCATCGTCCTCGGCACTCCGAGCGATATCCATCGCCTGGTCGAGCACAACCGCTGA
- a CDS encoding phytanoyl-CoA dioxygenase codes for MESFVSHGNTIATTTDKFGFLRESNDVVHDGTALASRMEEDGYVFVRGYLNRDDVLGARREMLERLASVDEIDTSHGLMEAIASGRSTRGSIDGRAFAKEMRTGPAVRRLVHSGPAIAFYEKLLGGAVRPFDFVWLRTVRVGGATGCHYDVVYMGRGTHRLYTSWIPIGDVPYSDGPLLVLEKSHLHEDLKQTYGAVDVDSDKPNPWGGGWFSTNPVEVQDRLGGRWLTASDGGFRAGDMLSFTMFTMHCSADNRSPVNRIRLSSDTRYQLASEPADERWVGDDPLGHHPSHRRRG; via the coding sequence ATGGAATCGTTCGTTTCGCACGGGAACACGATTGCGACGACGACCGACAAGTTCGGGTTCCTGCGGGAGTCCAACGACGTCGTCCACGATGGGACGGCGCTGGCGAGCCGGATGGAGGAGGACGGCTACGTTTTCGTTCGCGGTTACCTGAACCGAGACGACGTGCTCGGCGCGCGTCGGGAGATGCTGGAGCGGCTGGCGTCGGTCGACGAGATCGACACGTCGCATGGACTGATGGAAGCCATCGCCAGCGGTCGTTCGACACGCGGATCCATCGACGGGCGTGCCTTCGCCAAGGAGATGCGGACCGGTCCCGCCGTCCGCAGGCTGGTGCACAGCGGGCCCGCCATCGCGTTCTACGAGAAGCTCCTCGGCGGCGCGGTAAGACCCTTCGACTTCGTCTGGCTCAGAACCGTCCGCGTCGGCGGGGCGACCGGCTGCCACTACGATGTCGTCTACATGGGCAGAGGCACGCACCGCCTCTACACGAGCTGGATCCCCATCGGCGACGTGCCCTACTCCGACGGACCCTTGCTGGTTCTCGAGAAATCCCACCTGCACGAGGACCTCAAGCAGACCTATGGAGCCGTCGACGTCGATTCCGACAAGCCGAACCCGTGGGGCGGGGGCTGGTTCAGCACAAACCCCGTCGAGGTCCAAGACCGCCTCGGAGGACGATGGCTCACCGCGTCGGACGGCGGTTTCCGGGCTGGCGATATGCTCTCCTTCACGATGTTCACGATGCACTGCTCGGCTGACAACCGTTCCCCTGTGAACCGCATTCGTCTCTCATCGGACACGCGCTATCAGCTCGCGTCCGAGCCGGCAGACGAACGATGGGTCGGCGACGACCCACTGGGTCATCATCCGTCTCACCGGCGCCGCGGATGA